The genomic segment TTTTGGAAATCATTGGTCATTTAACTTTAGAAACGATCCAAAAAGGCTTGCCTTTGTTTTATCACGCTATAAATTCGCTGCTAAAATGGCTTGCAAAGGAATGTCCGTTCTGGAACTGGGTTGTAGCGAGGGGATTGGTGCTCCAATACTAGCTGAACATGCTGAACATTACACAGGAGTCGATCTTGATAAACCAGCTATTGATACGGCAAAAACGAATTTTCAAGAACCTAAATATAAGTTTATTTTTGATGATTTTATGGGTAGAAAATATGGGGCTTTTGACGGCGTTGTGAGTTTAGATGTAGTGGAGCATATTTTACCTGAGTTTGAAACAATTTATTTTGACACGGTGGTAAATAACTTATCAGAAAAGGGAATTTGCGTGATTGGCACTCCTAATATTACTTCGGTTCCCTATGCTTCAGAGTATAGCCAACTTGGACATGTGAATATGTATTCACAAGAGAGGCTTGCAAATGTTTTAAAGAAATATTTTCATTATGTCTTTCCATTTGGCATGAATGATGAAATTGTCCATACTGGTTTTGCTGCAATGTCACATTACATTGTGTGTGTATGTTGTTATAAAAAGTAATACAGGATTTTTTATGGATCATTTGTTAGATCATTTTTTAGAAAATGGTTGGATCGTTCTGGATCTTCTGAACCCATTGCCTGTAATTGAGGCAAGAGAGGGGCTGCAGGGGCAATTAAATGCTTTGTTACAAAAGAATGTGCCTCTTGAAGAATATCATAATATAGCAGAGCAAGATGCTTTTCATACCGATATACAAGTAAAAATGACTCAGTTTTTTCGAGAACAGAAGTATGCAAGAGAAATCCTAAAAGGTCAGAAGCAGTTTTTCAAAGAGCTTTTAGGAAGGGATTTACTGATTCAAGCAAATCCTTATCTTAGAATGACTCGCCCATTTAAAAAACAAGATAATATAGGATATCATCGGGATACATTTTATGGAGGATCTCCTTATGAAGTATCTGTGCTTGTACCTTTTGTTGATTTAAAAGCAGAAAGTAGCTTGAAAGTTATGTCAAAATCACATTATTTCTCTGAGTCTCTTTTTCCAACATTTAAAGTAGAAAATGAAGATAAGCAAGTGACTAAGGGATCTGCTAAGCATCAGTTGGGCTTCTTATATGCTCCAAAGCTTATGGACCCTGCAATAGAAGAACAGATGCAAGCAGTTCCATTAAAAATGGGCCAGGCACTGCTTTTTAGTCTGGCTACAGTACATGGAAGTGTTGAAAATAGAGGTGATATTACAAGATGGAGCTCAGATATGCGTGTTTTAAATGCGCTAGCTCCAGTGGATCTGAGTGCGCGTCCAGATTATTACGAAACGCTGTGTCTGTCACCTGTGACAGCATCAGTAAAAAAATATGAGCAAGCTAATAGGGAGGCTTAATAGTTATGCAAGAGACGAAATCAAATTGGGCTTCTGTAGCTGAACAAATGAAGAATGAGCCTCCAATTATTTTTGGAGAGAATGTATCTCATTGCTTTTATAGAGAGCCAAGAAAAATGTTGAATTTTCTTTCTTATTATAAGTTCGCGGCTAAGTTAATAGGAGTGGGAAAAAAAGTTTTAGATATAGGCTGTGACGAAGGGCTTGGAACGGTTGTTATTGGTAAAGAGTGCGGCTTTGCTAAAGGTATAGATGTTAACGAAGTTGCAATTGAGGCTGCAAGAGGGAATTTTACCTCTTCGAATGTAGAGTTTGAAGTTCAAAATGTTTTGCAAAAAAGTACTCAAGAGCTTTGGGATGCGGTGATCAGCTTTGGTTTCATTGAAAATGTGCTTTTAGAGAATGTTTCTAAGTTTTTTAAGAAGATCACTTCCTCATTAAAAGAGGATGGACTTGCAGTGATTGGCACACCTAGCCTTATCAGTCAACAATTTGTATCTGAAACATCTAAAAAAGGCTATGTGAATATTTATTCTCCAGAAAGGCTTGAAAAAGAGATGAAAGAGCATTTTGAGTTTGTATTTATGTTCGCTGCAAATGACGAAGTTGTACATGCTGGGTTTTTACCGCTTGCAGAGTATCTTATTGTGGTTGGCTGTAAGAAGAAAAATAAGTAACGCGAGTTTTATATATGCAATCATTAGCTGCTGTATTAGTGGAATTACATTCTCCTCTAGAGTTTATAGATCTTGAATTTCCTGCTTTAAAGAGAGGGCAAGTATTAGTAAAAATGGCCTTTAGTGGTATTTGTAGAACTCAAATTAATGAAATTAAAGGATTTAAAGGAAAAGACAACTATCTTCCACACACTCTTGGCCATGAGGGGTCAGCAGTTGTTATGGAAGTAGGAGAAGGAGTTTCTAAAGTAAAGCCTGGAGATCATGTTGTTACAACGTGGATAAAGGGAAGTGGTTTAGAAGAGAGATCTGTGGTTTATAAACATAAGAATATGCAAGTTAATTCTGGCGCTATTAGCACCTTTATGGATTATTCTATTATCTCTGAAAATCGCTTAGTGCCCATCCCTAAAGATTTTTCTTTAAGAGAGGCTGCATTGTTTGGATGTGCAATTCCAACGGGTGCAGGTATCATTTTTAATGATTTAAGATTACAAAAAGGTTCTACTGTAGCTATTTTTGGAGTGGGTGGGATAGGGTTAAGTGCTGTTCTTGCTGCATATGCAAAGGAAGCCGAAATCATTATTGCTGTAGACATGGAAGATGATAAGTTGTTAATAGCAAAAAAAATGGGTGCTACACATACAATTAATGCTGGAAAAGAAAATGTTTTAGATGAGATTTCTAAAATTACAAAAAATGTTGGTTTAGATTATGCAGTAGAGTCCGCTGGATATAAAAATGTAATGGAAGTGGCTTTTAAAGCTGTAAAAGATAAAGGTGGTGTATGTGTGCTTGCTGGAAACGTACCTTTTGGAACATGTATAGAATGTGATCCTTTTGATTTTATTAAAGGAAAAAAAATGATAGGTAGTTGGGGTGGTGGTGTGGACCCTGATAGAGACATCCCCTTATTTTTGGATCTTTTTATGAAGAGAAAGATGAATTTATCAGAAATGATTACACATGATGTTCCTCTTGAAGAGCTTAACGAGGCAATTCAGATGGTTGAAGACAGGAAAGCTGCAAGAGCATTAATTCATTTTGGATGAGATATCGTGGTAGCTATTTCTTATATTTTACCAAATTATAACCATGGACATTATCTTCCAGAGGCATTAGACAGTGTTTTAAGGCAGTCAGTAGACTCAATGGAAATTGTAGTTGTTGATGATGCCTCTTCTGATAATAGTATAGAGATAATCAAGGAATATCAGAGTAAGTATTCGCAGATTAAATTAAT from the Chlamydiales bacterium genome contains:
- a CDS encoding methyltransferase domain-containing protein, producing the protein MKLIEQNDLNEEEMKCSISEGDVSKQIASFGNHWSFNFRNDPKRLAFVLSRYKFAAKMACKGMSVLELGCSEGIGAPILAEHAEHYTGVDLDKPAIDTAKTNFQEPKYKFIFDDFMGRKYGAFDGVVSLDVVEHILPEFETIYFDTVVNNLSEKGICVIGTPNITSVPYASEYSQLGHVNMYSQERLANVLKKYFHYVFPFGMNDEIVHTGFAAMSHYIVCVCCYKK
- a CDS encoding phytanoyl-CoA dioxygenase family protein, translated to MDHLLDHFLENGWIVLDLLNPLPVIEAREGLQGQLNALLQKNVPLEEYHNIAEQDAFHTDIQVKMTQFFREQKYAREILKGQKQFFKELLGRDLLIQANPYLRMTRPFKKQDNIGYHRDTFYGGSPYEVSVLVPFVDLKAESSLKVMSKSHYFSESLFPTFKVENEDKQVTKGSAKHQLGFLYAPKLMDPAIEEQMQAVPLKMGQALLFSLATVHGSVENRGDITRWSSDMRVLNALAPVDLSARPDYYETLCLSPVTASVKKYEQANREA
- a CDS encoding class I SAM-dependent methyltransferase, translating into MQETKSNWASVAEQMKNEPPIIFGENVSHCFYREPRKMLNFLSYYKFAAKLIGVGKKVLDIGCDEGLGTVVIGKECGFAKGIDVNEVAIEAARGNFTSSNVEFEVQNVLQKSTQELWDAVISFGFIENVLLENVSKFFKKITSSLKEDGLAVIGTPSLISQQFVSETSKKGYVNIYSPERLEKEMKEHFEFVFMFAANDEVVHAGFLPLAEYLIVVGCKKKNK
- a CDS encoding zinc-binding dehydrogenase — its product is MQSLAAVLVELHSPLEFIDLEFPALKRGQVLVKMAFSGICRTQINEIKGFKGKDNYLPHTLGHEGSAVVMEVGEGVSKVKPGDHVVTTWIKGSGLEERSVVYKHKNMQVNSGAISTFMDYSIISENRLVPIPKDFSLREAALFGCAIPTGAGIIFNDLRLQKGSTVAIFGVGGIGLSAVLAAYAKEAEIIIAVDMEDDKLLIAKKMGATHTINAGKENVLDEISKITKNVGLDYAVESAGYKNVMEVAFKAVKDKGGVCVLAGNVPFGTCIECDPFDFIKGKKMIGSWGGGVDPDRDIPLFLDLFMKRKMNLSEMITHDVPLEELNEAIQMVEDRKAARALIHFG